In a genomic window of Flammeovirga agarivorans:
- a CDS encoding porin family protein, with translation MKNNQYYYLIIITILLTTTSINAQVYLGISGGASLINQNDIEFWQQRYEVEGVSTTRKLFIGYQFKYLGFELGNRFLGNVSEQTDLYVLNADKKGWDFTGIGRYSFGRLSAFVKAGVVFLSHRNYYTLIYENHVNTYLNKVKSQDVLLGVGSDFSVTNFLALRLEYEVIMVQESNNYHSITLGTLFKIRHK, from the coding sequence ATGAAGAATAACCAATACTATTACTTAATTATCATCACTATATTATTAACAACTACATCGATTAATGCACAGGTTTATCTTGGAATTAGTGGAGGAGCCTCACTTATTAATCAAAACGATATTGAATTTTGGCAGCAAAGATATGAAGTAGAAGGAGTGTCTACCACTCGTAAACTTTTTATTGGATATCAATTTAAATATTTAGGATTTGAGTTAGGAAACCGTTTCTTGGGAAATGTTTCAGAACAAACCGATTTATATGTTTTAAATGCTGATAAAAAGGGGTGGGATTTTACCGGAATTGGACGTTATTCCTTTGGGAGGCTTTCAGCTTTTGTTAAAGCTGGAGTAGTGTTTCTTAGTCATCGAAACTACTATACTTTGATTTATGAAAATCATGTAAACACATACCTTAATAAGGTAAAATCTCAGGATGTATTACTGGGTGTGGGCAGTGATTTTAGTGTTACAAATTTTCTTGCTTTACGTTTAGAGTATGAAGTAATTATGGTACAAGAATCAAATAACTATCATTCCATTACTCTTGGTACATTATTTAAAATTCGTCATAAATAA